A window of Cottoperca gobio chromosome 16, fCotGob3.1, whole genome shotgun sequence contains these coding sequences:
- the sec61b gene encoding protein transport protein Sec61 subunit beta — translation MPGPAASATNVGTSSRSPSKTVAPRAAGSTVRQRKATSSGTRSGGRTTGSAGTGGMWRFYTEDSPGLKVGPVPVLVMSLLFIASVFMLHIWGKYTRS, via the exons ATG CCTGGACCAGCAGCAAGCGCAACCAATGTGGGGACATCTAGCCGGTCCCCCAGCAAGACAGTGGCTCCCCGTGCAGCAGGCTCCACAGTCagacagag GAAAGCCACCAGCAGCGGTACACGCAGCGGTGGCAGGACCACAGGATCGGCAGGCACCGGTGGCATGTGGCGCTTCTACACAGAAGACTCGCCAGGCCTCAAAGT TGGCCCGGTGCCAGTGCTGGTGATGAGTCTGCTCTTCATTGCTTCGGTCTTCATGCTGCACATCTGGGGGAAGTACACCCGCTCTTAA
- the alg2 gene encoding alpha-1,3/1,6-mannosyltransferase ALG2, whose translation MARVVFLHPDLGIGGAERLVVDAAVALKSQGCNVQIWTAHYDPTHCFSETLDPELPVICVGDWLPTNVFGYLHALCAYLRMIYVALYLVFLSGLEYDVIFCDQVSVCIPVLRLSRVRKKVLFYCHFPDQLLTQRKSALKKLYRAPIDWLEECTTGMADMILVNSQFTAGIFSETFRGLRGVQTDVLYPSLNTRTFDQQSSEAQGLEGLLPEGTTCLFLSLNRYERKKNLGLALEAFEALRSSLPPGQRAGIHLVVAGGYDDRVTENVQHYTELKELAAQLHLEDCVTFLRSPSDSLKVALLRGSAAVLYTPSREHFGIVPVEAMYCCCPVIAVNSGGPLESVADGETGFLCEPRADAFSKAMERLVREPQLRVDMGQAGRKRVEDKFSLQAFSDQLYGYIVRLSQ comes from the exons ATGGCGCGGGTGGTGTTCCTCCATCCGGACCTTGGTATTGGTGGAGCAGAGCGACTGGTGGTCGATGCTGCTGTTGCTCTGAAGTCTCAGGGATGTAACGTTCAGATATGGACGGCCCATTACGACCCAACGCACTGCTTCTCTGAGACGCTGGACCCAGAACTGCCTGTG ATATGTGTGGGTGACTGGCTACCAACCAATGTGTTTGGTTACCTGCATGCCCTGTGTGCCTACCTGAGGATGATTTACGTGGCCCTCTACCTGGTCTTCCTCAGTGGGCTGGAGTACGATGTTATCTTCTGTGATCAA GTGTCAGTGTGTATCCCGGTGCTGCGACTGTCCCGTGTCAGGAAGAAGgttttgttttactgtcacTTTCCAGACCAGCTTCTCACCCAGAGGAAGTCGGCCCTGAAGAAGCTTTACCGTGCTCCCATTGACTGGCTTGAGGAATGCACTACTGGCATGGCTGATATG ATTCTGGTAAACAGCCAGTTCACTGCAGGCATCTTCAGCGAGACCTTTCGTGGTCTAAGAGGAGTCCAGACAGATGTCCTCTATCCCTCCCTCAACACGCGTACCTTTGACCAGCAGTCCAGTGAAGCACAAGGCCTGGAAGGGCTGCTCCCCGAGGGGACCACctgcctgtttctctctctgaacCGATACGAGAGAAAGAAGAATCTGGGGCTGGCTCTGGAAGCTTTTGAAGCCCTGAGGAGCAGCCTTCCcccaggacagagagcaggtaTTCACCTGGTGGTGGCGGGGGGCTACGATGACCGAGTTACTGAGAATGTTCAACATTATACTGAACTGAAAGAGCTAGCAGCGCAGCTCCACTTGGAGGACTGCGTCACTTTCCTACGTTCGCCCTCTGATTCACTGAAGGTGGCGCTGCTGCGGGGCAGCGCAGCCGTGCTGTACACCCCAAGCAGAGAGCATTTTGGGATCGTTCCTGTGGAGGCCATGTACTGCTGCTGCCCTGTTATCGCGGTGAATTCTGGGGGCCCCCTGGAGAGTGTGGCAGACGGGGAGACGGGCTTCCTGTGCGAGCCACGGGCAGATGCCTTCTCGAAGGCCATGGAGAGGCTTGTGAGGGAGCCGCAGCTCCGCGTGGACATGGGACAAGCTGGGAGGAAGAGGGTAGAAGATAAATTCTCTCTTCAGGCCTTCTCAGACCAGCTCTATGGGTACATTGTCAGGCTGAGCCAGTGA